The following coding sequences are from one Mesorhizobium onobrychidis window:
- a CDS encoding Vgb family protein codes for MFRTIASAVFAALLCSVAAPAAAEKVRYYPVPEGAAPHDVAPAPDGSVWYTAQAQGALGRLDPDTGAVKHITLGDGSAPHGVIVGPDGAAWVTDSGLNAIVRVDPETEAVKAFPLPEGHGYANLNTGSFDKDGRLWFTGQDGIYGRLDPASGKVDVWNAPRGRGPYGITTTPSGEVYYASLAGNHIARIDVSTGEASPIDPPTADQGARRVWSDSKGRIWVSEWNAGQVSVFDPAANDWRSWKLPGDEPQAYAVYVDESDKVWLTDFSANAIVRFDPESETFASFPSDRDNANVRQLNGRSGEVWGAESGTDRLVVIETETGR; via the coding sequence ATGTTTCGTACGATTGCGTCGGCCGTGTTCGCCGCGCTGCTCTGCTCGGTGGCCGCTCCTGCCGCCGCGGAGAAGGTCCGCTACTATCCCGTTCCGGAGGGCGCCGCCCCGCACGATGTCGCTCCGGCGCCGGATGGGTCCGTATGGTACACCGCCCAGGCACAAGGCGCGCTTGGGCGGCTCGATCCTGATACAGGCGCGGTCAAGCACATCACCCTTGGCGACGGCTCGGCGCCGCACGGCGTGATCGTCGGTCCCGACGGCGCCGCTTGGGTGACCGACAGCGGCCTCAACGCCATCGTGCGCGTCGATCCTGAGACGGAAGCGGTGAAGGCCTTTCCGCTCCCCGAGGGGCACGGCTACGCGAACCTCAACACCGGTTCCTTCGACAAGGACGGGAGGCTCTGGTTCACTGGGCAGGACGGCATTTACGGCAGGCTCGATCCGGCGAGCGGCAAGGTCGACGTTTGGAACGCGCCGCGCGGTCGCGGCCCCTACGGGATCACGACCACGCCGTCCGGTGAGGTCTACTACGCCTCGCTCGCCGGCAACCATATCGCCAGGATCGATGTCTCGACCGGCGAGGCTTCCCCGATCGACCCGCCGACCGCGGATCAGGGCGCCCGCCGCGTCTGGTCGGATTCCAAAGGCCGCATCTGGGTCAGCGAATGGAATGCCGGCCAGGTTAGCGTTTTCGATCCGGCAGCGAATGATTGGCGCAGTTGGAAGCTGCCCGGAGACGAGCCCCAGGCCTATGCCGTCTATGTCGATGAAAGCGACAAGGTCTGGCTCACCGATTTCAGCGCGAACGCCATCGTCCGCTTCGACCCGGAATCGGAGACCTTCGCGAGCTTCCCGTCCGACCGCGACAATGCCAACGTGCGTCAGCTCAACGGTCGCTCCGGCGAGGTATGGGGCGCGGAGTCTGGTACCGACCGCCTTGTCGTGATCGAGACCGAAACAGGCAGATAA
- a CDS encoding Crp/Fnr family transcriptional regulator codes for MAENGAEVRVKQLNKIRLFRQFGQDTLSEMAKAAILRRVPKNKVLTHLGDIPRYIYYIIHGKVRLSVPLSDGREFIFSDLGPGDTFDLTRLFIARRSNMNAASVVDSDLLQIEAAFMASVFDKHPDLALKVIPYLCQATHDAQERVIHSASSALSTRLASTLLRLTEIPHSTATVNGALSIHISQTDLAAMIPASRAKVNRCLREWERRYLTQYDHGSLTILNRTALESVALGYSRLIVQ; via the coding sequence ATGGCAGAAAATGGCGCTGAGGTTCGGGTCAAACAGCTGAACAAAATACGCTTATTTCGGCAATTTGGGCAAGATACTCTTAGTGAAATGGCGAAAGCAGCCATCCTAAGGAGGGTTCCAAAGAATAAAGTCTTAACTCACCTTGGGGACATACCACGTTATATTTACTACATAATTCACGGAAAAGTTCGTCTTAGTGTTCCCCTCTCAGACGGCAGAGAATTCATCTTTTCCGATCTTGGTCCCGGTGACACTTTCGACTTGACTAGATTGTTCATCGCGCGACGCAGTAACATGAACGCTGCGTCAGTCGTGGACAGCGACTTGCTCCAAATCGAAGCAGCTTTCATGGCTAGTGTCTTCGACAAGCACCCAGATCTCGCACTGAAGGTGATCCCGTACTTATGCCAAGCAACGCACGACGCGCAAGAGCGAGTGATCCACAGTGCGTCCAGTGCACTATCCACTCGATTGGCGAGCACGCTCTTGCGATTGACTGAGATCCCGCACAGCACGGCTACCGTGAATGGAGCTCTGAGCATCCACATTTCGCAGACCGACCTCGCGGCAATGATCCCGGCGTCTCGAGCGAAAGTGAATCGTTGCCTGAGAGAATGGGAACGGCGGTATCTGACCCAATACGACCACGGCTCGCTGACGATTCTCAATCGCACCGCGTTAGAGTCTGTTGCTCTTGGCTACTCGCGTTTGATCGTTCAATGA
- a CDS encoding exopolysaccharide biosynthesis polyprenyl glycosylphosphotransferase, whose translation MFLATADFLLGQTILLASIELYHRAFGVRPPDIWDSICLSVTAGLLLVAFMTARGAYTVSGILDDHCRIKTLFSGWLFVFFSILWLAFLTKTTSTFSRGSLTLAFAVGFPILLPGHAVLARGLKRLLAAEKLVLRTVYLFYSGVPGKEQGIINKLGQQGIAVCGVSNIENDDGTIAARSVHAAAAAAQAAFRNGSYGAVYLFCSWDQRKLIERILEEMSRLPLPIYLFADAYIDRILAGCPLHTGWQRAFEVQRVPLRPAERLLKRLFDIAVASLLLLFLCPLMALAACAIALENGRPVVFRQMRRGFGGKPFNIYKFRSMTVQENGTQIRQAQRNDARVTRLGRILRRSNIDELPQLFNVLRGEMSLVGPRPHAVAHDDTYSVIIASYAYRHHVKPGLTGWAQINGFRGETKELWRMEKRVEHDLWYIKSWSMLLDVKIIWKTALLIFSDRNVY comes from the coding sequence GTGTTTCTCGCAACTGCTGATTTCCTCCTTGGACAGACAATACTTCTTGCGTCAATTGAGCTCTACCATAGGGCCTTCGGCGTGAGGCCGCCAGATATCTGGGATTCGATCTGCCTAAGTGTTACCGCCGGTCTGTTGCTGGTCGCATTCATGACCGCCAGGGGCGCCTACACGGTTAGTGGCATCCTGGACGATCACTGCAGGATCAAAACACTCTTCAGCGGCTGGCTGTTTGTTTTCTTTTCAATTCTCTGGCTCGCCTTTCTCACGAAGACGACGTCGACGTTCTCGCGCGGCTCCTTGACGCTGGCGTTTGCGGTCGGATTCCCAATCCTGCTGCCTGGCCACGCGGTTCTAGCGCGTGGGCTGAAACGGCTTCTGGCGGCTGAGAAACTCGTGTTGCGCACAGTTTATCTGTTTTACTCTGGCGTTCCTGGAAAGGAACAGGGGATAATCAACAAGCTTGGGCAACAGGGCATCGCGGTTTGTGGTGTTTCGAACATCGAGAACGATGATGGCACGATCGCAGCACGATCGGTGCATGCCGCCGCCGCAGCTGCACAGGCTGCGTTCCGTAATGGCTCGTATGGGGCAGTTTATCTCTTTTGCTCTTGGGACCAGCGGAAGTTGATCGAACGCATCCTGGAGGAAATGTCCCGCCTCCCCCTGCCGATCTATCTTTTCGCCGACGCCTACATAGATAGAATTCTGGCTGGATGCCCGCTGCACACCGGCTGGCAGCGGGCCTTCGAAGTCCAGCGTGTGCCTTTGAGGCCTGCCGAACGCCTGCTGAAGCGGTTGTTCGACATTGCTGTTGCATCCCTGCTCCTGCTGTTCCTGTGTCCGTTGATGGCCTTGGCCGCATGTGCCATAGCGCTCGAGAACGGTCGCCCTGTGGTGTTCCGGCAGATGCGACGAGGTTTTGGTGGTAAGCCGTTCAATATTTACAAATTCCGATCGATGACGGTGCAGGAGAACGGTACACAAATTCGCCAGGCTCAGCGTAATGATGCGCGGGTTACCCGACTTGGCCGAATATTGCGCCGGTCAAACATCGACGAGCTGCCGCAATTATTCAACGTGCTTCGGGGGGAGATGTCCCTGGTTGGGCCCCGACCTCACGCCGTCGCTCATGACGATACCTATAGTGTGATCATTGCGAGCTATGCTTATCGCCATCATGTAAAACCCGGTTTGACAGGCTGGGCTCAGATCAATGGCTTTCGAGGGGAAACGAAGGAACTCTGGAGGATGGAAAAACGCGTTGAGCACGACCTCTGGTATATAAAATCCTGGAGCATGCTTCTCGACGTTAAGATAATTTGGAAAACTGCTCTACTGATCTTTTCGGATCGTAATGTCTATTGA
- a CDS encoding glycosyltransferase family 4 protein gives MEIISAIAPRCGWATFHIVGGTPGDIEYWTSKLAKCPNTVFHGYVPHATTCAYLAEMDVVLAPYLRDVEGEGGGRNIAEGMSPRKLFEYMAHGKPIVSSDLSVIREVLRDSVNSVLVSPDNPSDWVKALQRLRENKALRDQIGQQAKADFLAKYSRIARATNILKEIKSRMPSSGSS, from the coding sequence ATGGAGATAATAAGCGCTATCGCGCCTCGATGCGGCTGGGCGACATTTCACATCGTCGGGGGAACACCAGGCGATATAGAGTATTGGACATCGAAGCTGGCCAAATGCCCGAACACAGTGTTTCACGGCTACGTTCCTCACGCCACGACATGTGCCTACTTGGCCGAAATGGACGTTGTACTCGCGCCCTATCTTAGAGATGTAGAGGGCGAGGGCGGCGGTCGAAATATCGCCGAGGGGATGTCGCCGCGCAAGCTCTTCGAATATATGGCGCATGGCAAACCCATAGTGTCCTCCGACCTGTCAGTTATCCGAGAAGTTTTGAGGGATAGCGTCAACAGCGTTCTGGTGTCGCCAGACAACCCGTCCGACTGGGTCAAAGCTCTTCAGCGCCTGCGCGAAAACAAGGCGCTTCGGGATCAGATTGGTCAGCAGGCGAAGGCAGACTTTCTGGCCAAGTACAGCCGCATCGCACGCGCAACCAACATTCTAAAGGAAATCAAGAGCCGGATGCCGTCGAGCGGAAGCTCATAG
- a CDS encoding acyl-CoA dehydrogenase family protein — MDFALNEEQRILRGQILRFAQDKLNKDIRQRDRDQVFQRELWGACAQMGLTGLPVPQAYGGPGLDSLSTAIAIEALGYGCEDSGLVFSICAHLLACVVPIWKFGTDEQKNRYLPGLCDGTLIAANAMSEPGSGSDAFAMQTRAEPHGDGFLINGTKTFVSNGPVADVAVVFAVTDRAKGYFGGITSFLVDRALPGYRVAQEFEKMGLRTSPIGELVFEDVFVSKDAVLGGVGGGSRLFVHSMDWERACLFASHVGTMERLLEKAVAYTRTRRQSGQAISKHQAVAHKIADMKMQVEAARLLVYKAAWGLERSESISLDAAVSKLFVSESLVRTTLDVVQVFGGYGFLSEFDVERAVRDAIGSKLYSGTSEIQRNIIAGWLGL; from the coding sequence GTGGATTTCGCGCTGAACGAGGAGCAGCGTATCCTGCGCGGCCAGATCCTTCGCTTCGCGCAAGATAAGCTCAATAAAGATATCAGGCAGCGCGACCGAGACCAAGTATTCCAGCGCGAGTTGTGGGGGGCTTGTGCGCAGATGGGCCTGACCGGCCTGCCAGTCCCCCAGGCCTACGGGGGACCCGGTCTCGATTCCCTGTCCACGGCCATTGCAATCGAGGCGCTTGGCTACGGCTGCGAGGATTCCGGCTTGGTCTTCTCGATCTGCGCCCACCTTCTGGCCTGCGTGGTGCCGATTTGGAAGTTCGGCACTGACGAGCAGAAGAATCGATATCTTCCGGGGCTCTGTGATGGCACTTTGATCGCAGCCAATGCGATGAGCGAACCGGGGTCGGGCTCCGATGCATTTGCGATGCAAACCCGGGCGGAGCCTCATGGCGACGGCTTTCTAATCAACGGCACGAAGACCTTCGTGAGCAACGGGCCGGTGGCAGATGTTGCCGTCGTCTTTGCAGTCACTGACCGCGCCAAGGGGTATTTCGGCGGCATCACGAGCTTCCTCGTGGACCGCGCGCTGCCCGGCTATCGGGTCGCGCAAGAGTTCGAAAAAATGGGACTGCGGACGTCTCCGATCGGGGAGCTTGTCTTCGAGGACGTATTTGTTTCGAAGGACGCTGTTCTCGGTGGAGTGGGCGGCGGCTCCAGGCTGTTCGTTCATAGCATGGACTGGGAGCGGGCGTGCCTATTCGCCAGTCATGTAGGCACCATGGAGCGGCTTCTGGAAAAGGCAGTGGCCTATACGCGCACCAGACGTCAGTCCGGCCAGGCCATCTCCAAGCACCAGGCGGTCGCCCATAAGATTGCCGACATGAAGATGCAGGTGGAGGCGGCCCGACTGCTCGTCTACAAGGCGGCGTGGGGCCTTGAGCGCTCCGAGTCCATATCCCTCGACGCCGCCGTTTCGAAGCTCTTTGTGAGCGAATCGCTAGTTCGCACCACGCTCGATGTCGTCCAGGTCTTCGGCGGCTATGGTTTCTTGAGCGAATTCGACGTCGAACGTGCCGTGCGTGATGCCATCGGCAGCAAACTCTATTCCGGAACTTCGGAGATACAGCGCAACATTATTGCTGGCTGGCTGGGGCTTTGA
- a CDS encoding amino acid adenylation domain-containing protein, with product MPVAILHEYLEQSARRYPQTCAAVEASSGRQITYGELDALSDQVRDHLRRIGVRPADRVGICLPKSIASLAVLFGILKVGAAYVPVDSLAPPARNAFIFTDCGVRAIFVEASRAETLRCELARLAAEPCLLPLDWSDGPSPLATYLARVEAGGLAVEDESARPGPDNLAYVLYTSGSTGQPKGVMLTHRNGSSYVDWCSEILAPDENDRFSSHAPFHFDLSILDIFVPLKHGATVFLIGEDLGKNPTRMASVIAERRLTVWYSTPSVLTLLVEHGGLDARDDHALRFILFAGEVFPVKHLRRLKAVVPRARYLNLYGPTETNVCTYYEIPQTIAEDRTAPFPIGRACSHVKARVIDANGRNVPRGQEGELAISGAPVMLGYWNMPERTSAAFHVDSSGRWYRTGDVVIEGDGGVYTFRGRRDRMVKRRGYRIELGEIETALYRHPAISEVAAIARSEESGVSIKVFYASRDGHALSLIELKRFCAYNLPAYMAPDWFSHQKLLPKTSTDKIDYQHLMRME from the coding sequence ATGCCGGTCGCTATCTTGCACGAGTACCTGGAACAGAGCGCGAGGCGGTATCCCCAGACGTGCGCCGCCGTCGAGGCGAGCTCTGGGCGGCAGATCACCTACGGCGAGCTCGACGCGCTGTCGGACCAAGTCCGCGACCATCTGCGTCGGATCGGCGTCCGGCCGGCGGACCGCGTCGGCATTTGCCTTCCAAAATCGATCGCCTCGCTCGCTGTTCTGTTCGGCATCTTGAAGGTGGGCGCGGCCTATGTGCCCGTCGACTCTCTGGCACCGCCTGCGCGTAACGCGTTCATATTTACCGACTGCGGCGTGCGCGCGATTTTCGTGGAGGCTTCCCGAGCCGAAACTTTGCGCTGTGAGTTGGCGCGCTTGGCGGCGGAACCTTGTCTCTTACCGCTCGACTGGTCCGACGGTCCCTCGCCGCTCGCGACGTACCTGGCTCGCGTAGAGGCCGGCGGCTTGGCGGTGGAGGACGAATCGGCGCGGCCGGGGCCGGACAACCTCGCTTACGTGCTTTACACTTCGGGCTCGACCGGCCAGCCGAAGGGCGTGATGCTGACGCATCGTAATGGCTCGAGCTACGTGGATTGGTGCTCCGAGATCCTCGCCCCTGACGAGAATGACCGCTTCTCCTCCCATGCGCCTTTCCACTTCGACCTGTCTATCCTCGACATCTTCGTACCGCTGAAGCACGGCGCGACCGTATTCCTCATCGGTGAGGATCTCGGCAAGAATCCGACCCGGATGGCGTCGGTTATCGCCGAGCGGCGGTTGACCGTCTGGTATTCCACGCCCTCCGTACTCACGCTTCTGGTCGAGCACGGCGGCCTTGATGCTCGCGACGACCACGCTCTTCGGTTCATTCTATTTGCCGGCGAAGTTTTTCCGGTCAAGCATCTGCGCAGGCTGAAGGCTGTGGTCCCACGCGCACGTTACCTGAATCTTTATGGCCCAACCGAAACCAACGTCTGTACCTACTACGAAATCCCGCAGACGATCGCCGAAGACCGCACGGCGCCGTTTCCGATCGGGCGCGCCTGCTCGCATGTTAAGGCACGCGTGATCGATGCGAATGGCCGCAACGTGCCGCGAGGCCAGGAAGGCGAGCTCGCAATCAGCGGTGCTCCCGTGATGCTGGGCTATTGGAACATGCCTGAGCGAACAAGCGCCGCTTTTCACGTCGATTCAAGCGGTCGCTGGTACCGTACCGGCGATGTAGTGATCGAAGGCGATGGCGGAGTCTACACCTTCCGCGGTCGACGCGACAGGATGGTGAAGAGGCGGGGATATCGGATCGAACTCGGCGAGATCGAGACGGCGCTCTATCGCCATCCAGCGATCTCCGAGGTGGCGGCGATCGCTCGCTCGGAGGAGTCGGGCGTCTCCATTAAGGTGTTCTATGCCTCGCGCGACGGCCATGCGCTGTCGCTCATCGAACTGAAGCGGTTCTGCGCCTACAACTTGCCGGCCTACATGGCCCCGGACTGGTTCTCGCATCAGAAGTTACTTCCGAAGACATCGACAGATAAAATCGACTACCAGCATCTGATGAGGATGGAGTAG
- a CDS encoding acyl carrier protein: protein MNAIQIRTMARDFILKEFLPGEMPENLTDSTELITGGILDSLATLKLVAYLEKSCGIEIAPDELVPENLNSIAHIANFVQSKQACT, encoded by the coding sequence ATGAACGCAATCCAGATCAGGACGATGGCCAGGGATTTCATATTGAAGGAATTCCTGCCTGGTGAAATGCCGGAGAATCTGACGGATTCAACGGAGCTGATAACTGGCGGCATTCTCGACTCGCTGGCGACGCTTAAGCTCGTTGCCTACCTGGAAAAGTCCTGCGGCATCGAAATCGCCCCCGACGAACTCGTGCCGGAGAACCTGAACTCCATCGCCCATATTGCCAATTTCGTGCAATCGAAGCAGGCGTGCACGTAG
- a CDS encoding SGNH/GDSL hydrolase family protein, which translates to MHSIKTLSLPWSADPTGTESRSILAWFAIAGEMALFIALVYLLRLETTALVRVLLVALAGWCVHYFLPQRYRLPFFVLLSFAAIAAVFANLGPNWHHWRFEGLIDAAWIVAIGLVLIGIVHLPIAFGWRVLALVGAGCGLAAARMDWIAIPWTRAVWPVLASMFMFRLIVYAYEMRRDQRMATVSERLAYFFMLPNVCFPLFPVVDFRTFRSSYYNADRHYIYQTGVQWMFRGAIHLICYRIVYQRFVIDAADVKNQIELLQFIIWPFLLYLKVSGTFHIITGILHLFGFNLPETHNLYFLSSSFTDFWRRINIYWKDFIMKIVYYPMYFRFRRWGESVALVSATLLAFLATWLLHNYQWFWLRGTWVFTWNDFLFWMILAVLVTINAHYEMRHGRTRRLRGGALSWNGALQTVGRTIGVFVVISLLWSFWSASSVPQWFSVFETVGVEGPGKTTPALVLLTVAAIIGIPALALARGAADRQYSFRRSVASVGVCGLIAVCISLPGFRDRLGETVSTAMADIRAPNLNSRDNENLERGYYENLVNVSAFNPELWIVYGQRRDEGWVNLHKTPLIEFTGALPTIYLRPLSQADYKGNRVHINRWGMRDQDYEKIPYPGTLRIAIVGSSHVFGEGVADEEIFEGLLERRLNEQAADSGYRDYEVLNFAVGGYVPLDVLAITEDRVLAFKPQYIFYFEHTALIPRMLKRLATAIQNGSAYRYDFVSDIVRESGIDPSADREVLQRKLTPYGERLLRAIYSRIVEAAKREGVGVFWIYLPRPDERTSPELERRLAAEAGFNVLDLSNVYDGHDWRTLLVAPWDDHPNAAGHRLIADKLYEVLQQHRDLIPLNLAVAPHKEEQ; encoded by the coding sequence GTGCATTCGATCAAGACATTGTCTCTTCCCTGGTCGGCGGATCCTACGGGGACTGAGTCGAGAAGCATCCTGGCTTGGTTCGCCATAGCCGGCGAGATGGCCCTCTTCATCGCGCTGGTCTATCTCCTCAGGCTCGAGACTACTGCGCTTGTCCGCGTCCTGCTCGTTGCCCTCGCCGGCTGGTGCGTGCACTACTTCCTGCCACAGCGTTACCGGCTGCCGTTTTTCGTGCTGCTCTCGTTCGCGGCTATCGCCGCAGTTTTCGCGAACCTTGGGCCCAACTGGCACCACTGGAGATTTGAGGGCCTCATCGATGCCGCCTGGATCGTCGCCATTGGGCTCGTACTGATCGGAATTGTCCACCTACCGATCGCTTTTGGATGGAGAGTGCTGGCGCTGGTTGGCGCCGGCTGCGGGCTCGCCGCCGCACGAATGGACTGGATTGCGATCCCGTGGACGCGCGCCGTCTGGCCCGTGCTCGCTTCAATGTTCATGTTCCGTCTCATTGTCTATGCGTACGAAATGCGGCGTGACCAGAGGATGGCGACGGTTTCGGAACGTCTCGCGTATTTTTTCATGTTGCCGAACGTGTGCTTCCCGCTCTTTCCGGTCGTAGATTTTAGAACTTTCCGTAGCAGCTACTACAATGCTGACCGGCATTATATCTATCAAACAGGTGTTCAGTGGATGTTTCGCGGCGCTATCCATTTAATATGCTACCGTATCGTGTACCAGCGGTTTGTGATCGATGCTGCGGACGTAAAGAATCAGATTGAACTTTTGCAATTTATCATATGGCCATTTTTACTTTATCTGAAGGTTTCAGGAACTTTTCACATAATCACCGGGATTTTGCATTTATTTGGATTCAATCTTCCAGAAACCCACAATCTGTACTTTCTTTCCTCAAGTTTCACAGATTTCTGGCGTAGAATAAATATATACTGGAAGGACTTCATAATGAAAATTGTATACTATCCAATGTATTTTCGTTTTCGACGCTGGGGAGAGAGCGTAGCGCTGGTGAGCGCGACCCTCCTGGCGTTCCTCGCGACTTGGCTGCTGCACAATTATCAGTGGTTCTGGTTACGTGGCACCTGGGTATTCACCTGGAACGACTTCCTCTTCTGGATGATCCTGGCCGTGCTTGTGACGATCAACGCCCACTATGAAATGCGGCACGGTCGCACGCGGCGCCTGCGTGGCGGGGCACTCAGCTGGAACGGTGCGCTGCAAACTGTTGGCCGGACCATCGGCGTGTTCGTCGTCATCTCGCTCCTTTGGTCGTTTTGGAGCGCGAGCTCGGTCCCGCAATGGTTCTCGGTCTTCGAAACCGTGGGTGTGGAAGGCCCTGGCAAAACAACGCCCGCCCTCGTGCTGCTCACGGTAGCAGCTATCATTGGCATTCCTGCCCTTGCGCTCGCGCGGGGCGCCGCCGACCGCCAATACAGTTTTCGGCGGTCGGTTGCGTCGGTCGGTGTCTGCGGGTTGATCGCGGTTTGCATCTCGCTCCCCGGGTTTCGCGATCGCCTCGGCGAGACTGTGAGTACCGCAATGGCCGACATTAGAGCGCCGAACCTCAATAGCCGCGACAACGAGAACCTGGAGCGCGGCTACTACGAGAACCTCGTCAATGTCAGCGCTTTTAACCCAGAACTGTGGATTGTCTACGGCCAACGACGAGACGAGGGATGGGTCAATTTACACAAGACGCCGCTGATTGAGTTTACGGGTGCGCTTCCCACGATCTATCTGCGTCCACTCTCCCAAGCAGACTATAAGGGAAATCGGGTCCATATCAACCGCTGGGGCATGCGAGATCAGGACTACGAGAAGATTCCTTATCCCGGCACCCTACGAATTGCAATCGTCGGCTCTTCGCACGTCTTCGGCGAGGGCGTCGCGGATGAAGAGATTTTCGAGGGCCTGTTGGAGCGGCGGCTGAATGAACAGGCGGCCGACAGCGGGTACCGAGATTACGAGGTGCTGAACTTCGCCGTCGGGGGCTATGTTCCTCTGGACGTTCTGGCCATCACCGAGGATCGGGTGCTCGCATTCAAACCACAGTACATTTTTTACTTCGAGCACACCGCGCTTATTCCACGAATGCTAAAGCGTCTCGCGACAGCAATCCAGAATGGCTCCGCATATCGCTACGACTTCGTGAGCGACATTGTACGCGAGAGCGGGATCGATCCCAGCGCCGACCGCGAGGTGCTTCAAAGAAAGCTCACGCCCTACGGAGAGAGACTTCTGCGTGCAATCTATTCTCGAATCGTGGAAGCTGCGAAGCGAGAAGGTGTCGGGGTCTTTTGGATCTATCTACCCAGACCAGACGAGAGGACCAGTCCCGAGCTGGAGAGGCGCCTCGCTGCCGAGGCTGGATTCAACGTTCTCGATCTTTCCAACGTGTATGACGGGCACGACTGGCGGACCCTTCTTGTAGCACCTTGGGACGATCACCCAAACGCCGCCGGCCATCGGCTCATCGCCGACAAGCTTTACGAGGTGCTGCAGCAACACAGGGATCTAATTCCCCTGAACCTTGCGGTTGCTCCGCACAAGGAGGAACAATGA
- a CDS encoding glycosyltransferase, translating into MVDEFAALPAEAKAQLTILGDGQCRATLEEQAARSGLSSRVTFAGAVENVFPFLWEAEFYLSTSVSEGMSNAPANSLSSLKIVKYMSAGEAIVAYVLV; encoded by the coding sequence ATGGTCGACGAGTTCGCGGCACTTCCCGCCGAGGCAAAGGCGCAACTCACCATCCTGGGCGATGGCCAATGCCGCGCCACTCTCGAGGAACAGGCAGCCCGGTCGGGCCTTTCCAGCAGGGTCACTTTCGCTGGCGCGGTCGAAAATGTCTTTCCATTCCTGTGGGAGGCTGAATTCTATCTTTCGACCTCGGTGTCGGAAGGTATGTCAAACGCTCCTGCAAACAGCCTCTCTTCCTTGAAGATCGTTAAATACATGTCGGCCGGGGAGGCAATTGTTGCCTACGTGCTGGTGTGA
- a CDS encoding glycosyltransferase has translation MKVQDAEGKIDVGRRLRIAHVITRLINGGADENTVHSCNWAAQGGHDVALLHGETVLPEIIAKVDPRVELIGVPGLTRSISPVSDMRALLALTRRFRALNADIVHTHTSKAGILGRLAAWAAGVPAIVHGVHIVPFVNVGVAERFTYLALEKLAAPVTSAFISVSEGIRDLCLSAGVGHPDKHYVVHSGFDLDRFRNAGPPDGWRDLLRLTPDAPRPSVLLMIAAFEPRKRHTEFLDAFNKVAVRLPDAVLVLAGDGPLRSTVESRAKQLGLERQVVFTGYRDDPERLIALADLCLLCSMREGLPRVVMQYLAGGKPCVACDLPGLREVLRPGINGVITPADDLAAMADAIAALLEDRGRLACLAQGAAAATDLSNWDVKLMGKRTDAIYREALDQHRASTGVSTTPPVRKWALPR, from the coding sequence ATGAAAGTACAGGATGCGGAAGGCAAGATTGACGTGGGGCGTCGACTGCGTATCGCTCATGTCATCACCCGTCTCATCAATGGCGGTGCTGATGAGAATACTGTCCATTCCTGCAATTGGGCCGCGCAAGGGGGGCATGATGTTGCCCTGCTACATGGCGAGACGGTCCTGCCGGAAATCATAGCTAAAGTGGACCCGCGGGTGGAACTCATTGGCGTCCCGGGCCTGACTCGGTCCATTTCGCCTGTCTCCGACATGCGGGCATTGCTGGCGCTCACCCGGAGATTCCGCGCCTTGAATGCCGACATCGTGCATACGCACACCAGCAAGGCAGGCATTCTCGGGCGGCTCGCCGCATGGGCGGCGGGAGTTCCAGCGATCGTTCATGGCGTGCATATCGTGCCTTTTGTCAATGTCGGCGTCGCCGAGCGGTTTACTTATCTCGCCTTGGAAAAGCTGGCAGCGCCAGTCACCAGTGCGTTCATCAGTGTGAGCGAGGGCATCCGCGACTTATGCTTGAGCGCGGGAGTGGGACATCCAGACAAACATTATGTCGTCCATTCCGGATTCGATCTCGATCGTTTTCGCAACGCCGGTCCGCCCGACGGTTGGCGCGATTTGTTGCGCTTGACCCCGGACGCGCCGCGCCCGTCCGTGCTCTTGATGATCGCGGCTTTCGAGCCACGCAAGCGACACACGGAATTTCTGGACGCTTTCAACAAAGTCGCCGTCCGGTTACCCGACGCGGTGCTTGTGCTCGCGGGCGACGGGCCGCTTCGCTCGACCGTGGAATCGCGGGCCAAGCAGCTTGGGCTCGAGCGACAAGTGGTCTTTACCGGTTATCGGGACGACCCCGAGCGGCTGATCGCGCTCGCGGATCTCTGCCTGCTCTGTTCCATGCGGGAGGGATTGCCCCGCGTGGTCATGCAATATCTCGCCGGTGGCAAGCCCTGCGTCGCTTGCGATCTGCCAGGTCTTCGCGAAGTGCTCCGCCCTGGTATCAACGGTGTGATTACACCCGCGGATGATTTGGCAGCGATGGCCGACGCCATTGCCGCCCTCCTGGAGGATCGTGGAAGACTGGCCTGCCTCGCCCAAGGTGCCGCCGCGGCGACGGATCTTTCGAACTGGGACGTCAAGCTGATGGGCAAGCGGACCGATGCCATTTACCGCGAGGCTCTTGACCAGCATCGGGCAAGCACGGGAGTATCAACAACACCTCCTGTCCGAAAATGGGCGCTTCCGCGATGA